In a genomic window of Schistocerca gregaria isolate iqSchGreg1 chromosome 5, iqSchGreg1.2, whole genome shotgun sequence:
- the LOC126271975 gene encoding lysozyme-like isoform X2, with protein MRSLYCSLLALMTLTSCARAVVFTRCELYHELLQRDFPEDQLPDWVCLVENESARNTSALGPLNSNGSQDFGLFQINNRYWCDSWNGTEGDCHVACKDLLDDDIDDDCECAHLIYSRQGFNAWYGWINRCKDKPLPDLSNC; from the exons ATGAGGAGCTTGTACTGCAGCCTGCTGGCGCTCATGACGCTGACGTCTTGTGCCCGGGCGGTCGTCTTCACGAGGTGCGAGCTGTACCACGAGCTGCTGCAGAGGGACTTCCCCGAGGACCAGCTGCCAGACT GGGTGTGCCTGGTGGAGAACGAAAGTGCCCGCAATACATCAGCACTGGGTCCCCTCAACAGCAATGGCAGCCAGGACTTTGGACTTTTCCAG ATCAACAACCGCTACTGGTGCGATAGCTGGAACGGTACGGAGGGAGACTGTCACGTTGCTTGCAAAG ACCTGCTGGACGACGACATCGACGACGACTGCGAGTGCGCTCACCTCATCTACTCGCGGCAGGGCTTCAACGCGTGGTACGGCTGGATCAACCGCTGCAAGGACAAACCTCTGCCAGATCTGTCAAACTGCTGA